One genomic region from Rosa rugosa chromosome 1, drRosRugo1.1, whole genome shotgun sequence encodes:
- the LOC133729512 gene encoding protein FAR1-RELATED SEQUENCE 5-like yields the protein MSPYDGEEKQLCHSDTEVQFRKLGQEKKETKNKIQFKGITKMADKSTQKSEVDSNKADEQQRPRLTSTNKCECPFLLKAFNIGKDEWVLEVACGIHNHVAPSYLEGHSYAGRLSKEEHELLVDKSKRLIRPKDILTAVKSRDPSNTSTMRTIYNARYFARIIARAGRTQMQQLLKNLRDHHYIEHHRSEDHVVTDLFWCHPFSLQMLRTFPHVLIMDCTYKINRYRFPLFEIVGITCTEQTFNVAFVYMSKEAKDNYRWALSRLRTLMNEDSMPGVIVTDLELALMKATENVFPDTHQILCKWHIGKNVMRKCKGKLTTKEGWEAFNNDWHSLVDCSSEDEYV from the coding sequence ATGAGTCCTTACGACGGGGAAGAGAAACAATTATGTCATAGTGATACAGAGGTCCAATTTCGGAAGCTCGGGCAAGAAAAGAAGGAGACCAAGAATAAGATTCAGTTTAAGGGAATAACCAAGATGGCTGACAAAAGTACCCAAAAATCTGAAGTAGATAGTAACAAGGCTGATGAACAACAACGCCCGAGGCTGACTTCTACAAATAAATGTGAATGTCCATTCTTATTAAAAGCCTTTAATATTGGTAAGGATGAGTGGGTACTTGAGGTTGCTTGCGGAATCCACAATCATGTTGCCCCATCATATCTAGAAGGTCATTCCTATGCAGGGCGACTATCTAAAGAAGAACATGAGTTGTTGGTAGATAAGTCTAAGCGTTTAATAAGACCCAAGGATATATTGACTGCCGTAAAGAGCCGAGATCCAAGTAATACATCAACGATGAGAACTATATACAATGCTAGGTATTTTGCTCGAATTATCGCTAGAGCAGGCAGAACTCAAATGCAACAATTACTAAAGAATTTGCGCGATCATCATTATATTGAGCATCATAGAAGCGAAGATCACGTGGTCACTGATTTGTTTTGGTGTCATCCATTCAGTCTTCAAATGCTACGTACATTCCCACATGTACTTATCATGGATTGCACCTATAAGATAAACAGGTATCGTTTTCCACTTTTTGAGATTGTGGGTATTACATGCACTGAGCAAACTTTCAATGTTGCGTTTGTTTACATGTCAAAGGAGGCAAAAGATAATTACAGATGGGCACTGAGTAGGTTAAGAACACTTATGAATGAGGATTCTATGCCTGGGGTAATTGTCACTGATCTGGAATTGGCACTTATGAAAGCCACTGAAAATGTCTTTCCCGATACTCATCAGATTTTATGTAAGTGGCACATTGGTAAGAATGTGATGAGAAAATGCAAAGGAAAATTGACAACAAAAGAAGGGTGGGAAGCATTTAATAATGATTGGCATAGCTTGGTGGATTGTAGCTCTGAGGACGAGTATGTGTAA